A genomic region of Bradyrhizobium sp. ORS 278 contains the following coding sequences:
- a CDS encoding DoxX family protein, with protein sequence MPGFITFGRVLFAVIFIYSGATKLLGIPATADLIATKVTIPAAIAPYAAQLEAAAKMPMPQILAIAAGAFEVLAGLMIALNILGRFFAALLIIFVGATIFYFHDFWNQPAPDNVKALIDALKNLSIIGALFMIFGYGKGPKVPEQSAYGDL encoded by the coding sequence ATGCCGGGTTTCATTACGTTCGGGCGCGTTCTGTTCGCCGTGATTTTCATCTACTCCGGCGCGACCAAGCTGCTCGGCATTCCCGCGACCGCCGATCTCATCGCCACCAAGGTGACGATCCCGGCGGCGATCGCGCCCTATGCGGCACAGCTGGAGGCTGCCGCGAAGATGCCGATGCCGCAGATCCTCGCGATCGCCGCCGGCGCCTTCGAGGTGCTCGCCGGGCTGATGATCGCGCTGAACATTCTCGGCCGGTTCTTCGCAGCCCTGCTGATCATCTTTGTCGGCGCGACGATCTTCTACTTTCACGATTTCTGGAACCAGCCCGCACCAGACAACGTCAAGGCGCTGATCGACGCGCTGAAGAACCTGTCGATCATCGGCGCGCTGTTCATGATCTTCGGCTATGGCAAGGGGCCGAAAGTGCCTGAGCAGAGCGCCTATGGCGACCTCTAG
- a CDS encoding dihydrofolate reductase family protein yields MTKLRLEGYVIVSADGMLADAHNVMPASLKFPGDAVFFSDALDSADLIVHGRNSYEDQPNSPRRRRLVVTRSVAGIAPDTEKPRSTLWNPAGASFEDACAAAGVTSGRVAIIGGPVVFDMFMDRYDTFFLSLAPHVTIPDGAPCFTEVGPDRSPQQVLTAHGLSPANQLMLDPAHDVSVTAWKRAA; encoded by the coding sequence GTGACCAAGCTTCGTCTCGAAGGTTATGTGATCGTGTCGGCCGACGGAATGTTGGCCGACGCCCACAATGTGATGCCGGCGTCGCTCAAATTCCCCGGCGACGCCGTGTTCTTTTCCGATGCGCTCGACAGCGCCGATCTGATCGTGCACGGCCGCAACTCCTATGAGGATCAGCCGAATTCGCCGAGACGCCGGCGGCTGGTGGTGACGCGGTCGGTGGCGGGGATCGCGCCAGACACGGAGAAGCCGCGCTCCACGCTCTGGAACCCCGCGGGCGCCTCGTTCGAAGACGCCTGCGCGGCGGCCGGCGTTACGAGCGGCAGGGTGGCGATCATCGGCGGTCCCGTCGTGTTCGACATGTTCATGGACCGTTACGACACCTTCTTCCTGTCGCTGGCGCCGCACGTCACCATTCCCGACGGCGCCCCCTGCTTCACGGAGGTCGGTCCCGACCGCTCGCCGCAACAGGTGCTGACGGCGCATGGGCTCTCGCCGGCCAATCAGCTGATGCTGGACCCCGCCCACGACGTCAGCGTCACCGCCTGGAAACGCGCCGCCTGA
- a CDS encoding type I secretion system permease/ATPase → MTTTTTRSPLGTALRACFPALTATFVLSLFINASMLASPLYSMQVYDRVLTSRNLGTLVMLTLIVGVFLVLYGVLEFARSGVLARAGVQFEGTLRHPLFETMMKAELSPRHRFGQQIIRDAETIRDCISSGTAAIACDLPWTPVFVALCFLQHAYLGILSLLGAIVLFSLALFTEFYTRSSVERTNALANEASRFVAAALRNGEVVRGLGMGDIVLDRWSCRQSAMVDAHSTLVERGAAMHSVTKFARMAVQTSLLCIGAWLAIEQQISPGAMMATSIIMGRALAPVEQVVGQWKRIIAFRSAYRRLEELFQALPVTAAPTALPTPRGDIEVENAVVWPPAAGRPSVKGVSFSLKAGESLAIVGASASGKSSMARAMAGVWPLREGQIRIDGAAYSQWDQNRLGKHIGYLPQDIELFSGTVADNIARLAKVDEAAVVAAAKAAGAHEVILRLPNGYDTPIGEGGVALSGGMRQRVGLARALYGNPRLLILDEPNSNLDEDGERALAHAMAQMKAAGRTVIVVTHRPQLLAHVDRIMVMAFGKTLACGPRDEVIAKMRGQRVVVAHDRATASAAA, encoded by the coding sequence ATGACCACGACCACCACCCGAAGCCCGCTCGGAACCGCGCTCCGCGCCTGCTTCCCCGCGCTCACAGCCACCTTCGTGCTCAGCCTCTTCATCAATGCGAGCATGCTGGCCTCCCCGCTCTACTCCATGCAGGTCTATGACCGCGTGCTCACCAGCCGCAATCTCGGCACCCTCGTCATGCTGACCCTGATCGTCGGCGTGTTCCTGGTGCTGTACGGCGTGCTCGAATTCGCTCGCTCGGGCGTACTGGCCCGCGCCGGCGTCCAGTTCGAAGGCACGCTGCGCCATCCGCTGTTCGAGACCATGATGAAGGCCGAGCTGTCGCCGCGGCATCGCTTCGGCCAGCAGATCATCCGCGACGCCGAGACCATCCGCGACTGCATCTCCAGCGGCACCGCGGCGATCGCCTGCGACCTGCCGTGGACGCCGGTGTTCGTCGCGCTGTGCTTCCTGCAGCACGCCTATCTCGGCATCCTCTCGCTGCTCGGCGCAATCGTGCTGTTCTCGCTGGCGCTGTTCACCGAGTTCTACACCCGCTCCAGCGTCGAGCGCACCAATGCGCTGGCCAACGAAGCCTCGCGCTTCGTCGCAGCCGCGCTGCGCAACGGCGAGGTCGTGCGCGGCCTCGGCATGGGCGACATCGTGCTGGACCGCTGGAGCTGCCGGCAGTCGGCGATGGTCGATGCCCACTCGACGCTGGTCGAGCGCGGCGCCGCGATGCATTCGGTCACCAAGTTCGCCCGCATGGCGGTGCAGACCTCCCTGCTCTGCATCGGCGCCTGGCTCGCGATCGAGCAGCAGATCTCGCCCGGCGCCATGATGGCGACCTCGATCATCATGGGCCGCGCGCTGGCGCCGGTCGAGCAGGTCGTCGGCCAGTGGAAGCGTATCATCGCCTTCCGCTCCGCCTATCGCCGCCTCGAGGAGCTGTTCCAGGCCCTGCCCGTGACCGCGGCGCCGACCGCCTTGCCGACGCCGCGCGGCGACATCGAGGTCGAGAACGCCGTGGTCTGGCCGCCGGCGGCCGGCCGCCCCTCCGTCAAGGGCGTGAGCTTCTCGCTCAAGGCCGGAGAGAGCCTCGCGATCGTCGGCGCCTCCGCCAGCGGCAAGTCGAGCATGGCCCGCGCCATGGCCGGCGTCTGGCCGCTGCGCGAGGGCCAGATCCGCATCGACGGCGCAGCCTACAGCCAGTGGGACCAGAATCGGCTCGGCAAGCACATCGGCTACCTGCCACAGGACATCGAGCTGTTCTCGGGCACCGTCGCCGACAACATCGCCCGCCTCGCCAAGGTGGATGAGGCTGCCGTCGTCGCCGCCGCCAAGGCCGCCGGCGCGCATGAGGTGATCCTGCGCCTGCCGAACGGCTACGACACGCCGATCGGCGAAGGCGGCGTGGCGCTGTCCGGCGGCATGCGCCAACGCGTCGGCCTCGCCCGCGCCCTCTACGGCAATCCGCGGCTCCTCATCCTCGACGAGCCGAACTCCAACCTCGACGAGGACGGCGAGCGCGCACTGGCACACGCCATGGCGCAGATGAAGGCCGCCGGCCGCACTGTGATCGTCGTCACGCACCGCCCGCAGCTTTTGGCGCATGTTGACCGCATCATGGTGATGGCCTTCGGCAAGACGCTGGCATGCGGCCCGCGCGACGAGGTGATCGCCAAGATGCGCGGCCAGCGCGTCGTCGTCGCCCATGACCGGGCGACCGCCAGCGCCGCGGCCTGA
- a CDS encoding glutathione peroxidase, giving the protein MIDRRMVVLGLGASLSGAMIASRVAQAENAAVSKSTAYRFSFPVPSGEPIRLADFAGKPVLVVNTASQCGYTPQYTGLQKLWSEFHERGLTIIAVPSNDFNQEPGVGGDIAELANKEYGVTFPMTAKAVVTGSNAHPFYRWAAEARPKDTPRWNFHKYLVGRDGYIADVFASSVEPTDTRVKTAIARMLAEG; this is encoded by the coding sequence ATGATCGATCGCAGGATGGTTGTTCTCGGCCTCGGCGCGTCCTTGTCCGGCGCGATGATCGCCTCGCGCGTCGCGCAGGCAGAGAATGCGGCGGTGAGCAAGTCGACGGCCTACCGGTTCTCCTTCCCGGTGCCCTCCGGCGAGCCGATTCGGCTGGCCGATTTCGCCGGCAAGCCGGTGCTGGTCGTGAACACGGCGTCGCAGTGCGGCTACACACCCCAATATACCGGGCTGCAGAAGCTCTGGAGCGAGTTCCACGAGCGCGGCTTGACGATCATCGCCGTCCCCTCCAACGACTTCAACCAGGAGCCGGGCGTCGGAGGCGACATCGCCGAGCTCGCCAACAAGGAATACGGTGTGACCTTCCCGATGACGGCCAAGGCTGTGGTCACCGGCTCCAATGCTCATCCATTCTACCGCTGGGCCGCCGAAGCGCGTCCCAAGGACACCCCGCGCTGGAACTTTCATAAATACCTGGTCGGCCGCGACGGCTACATCGCCGACGTGTTCGCGTCCTCGGTGGAGCCGACCGATACCCGGGTGAAGACCGCCATCGCCCGGATGCTCGCCGAAGGCTGA
- a CDS encoding NADP-dependent malic enzyme, translating to MSSSYSEDLRSAALAYHRLPRPGKLEIQASKPLANQRDLALAYSPGVAAACTEIANNPAEAASLTARANLVAVVSNGTAVLGLGNIGPLASKPVMEGKAVLFKKFAGIDVFDIEISADTIDRVVETVAALEPTFGGINLEDIKGPECFEIEARLKERMKIPVFHDDQHGTAIIVGAAIKNALSLAGKQLSEVKIVTSGAGAAAIACLNLLVSMGAQRKNIWVCDIDGVVHEGRNTLMDPWKAVYAQKTDKRTLAEVIGGADIFLGLSAGGVLKPELLKQMAEKPLIMALANPNPEIMPEEARAARPDAMICTGRSDFPNQVNNVLCFPFIFRGALDVGATAINEAMKQAAVDAIALLAQDPPSDAVNRGFDTGETQGFGPGSLIPSPFDPRLILRIAPAVAKAAMESGVATRPITNFDEYTALLERFAFRSGLIMKPVFAKAKAQPVRVIYAEGEDERVLRATQVVLEEKLARPILVGRPSVVEARIKRFGLSIKAGRDFDLVNPEDDPRYRSYVQSYIEIAGRRGVTPDAARTVVRTNATVIAALAVVRGEADAMICGVEGRYMSHLRHVREIIGFMPGVSDYAALALTITSKGAYFIGDTQVRPDPTAEELAEMASLAANHVTRFNIKPKIAFVSHSDFGSYDTDSSRKMRRATALLKQHRPDLEADGEMQGDTALSATARKAILPHSDLDGSANVLIMPNLDAANVAYQMIKVLADAVPVGPILIGPARPAHILTPSVTARGILNMTAVAAVEAQERAGRAQPTLFA from the coding sequence ATGTCGTCGTCCTATTCTGAAGATCTTCGTTCCGCAGCCCTGGCCTATCACCGCCTGCCGCGGCCCGGCAAGCTGGAGATCCAGGCCTCCAAGCCGCTCGCCAACCAGCGCGACCTCGCGCTTGCCTATTCCCCGGGCGTGGCCGCTGCGTGCACCGAGATCGCCAACAACCCGGCCGAGGCGGCCTCGCTGACGGCGCGCGCCAACCTCGTCGCCGTCGTCTCCAACGGTACGGCCGTGCTTGGTCTCGGCAATATCGGGCCGCTCGCCTCCAAGCCGGTCATGGAGGGCAAGGCGGTCCTGTTCAAGAAGTTCGCCGGCATCGACGTGTTCGACATCGAGATATCAGCCGACACCATCGACCGCGTGGTCGAAACGGTGGCGGCGCTGGAGCCGACCTTCGGTGGCATCAACCTCGAGGACATCAAGGGGCCGGAGTGCTTCGAGATCGAGGCGCGGCTCAAGGAGCGGATGAAGATCCCGGTCTTCCACGATGACCAGCACGGCACCGCGATCATTGTCGGCGCCGCGATCAAGAACGCGCTGTCGCTGGCCGGCAAGCAGCTGTCCGAAGTCAAGATCGTGACCTCGGGCGCGGGAGCGGCCGCCATCGCCTGTCTCAATCTCTTGGTGTCGATGGGCGCGCAACGCAAGAACATCTGGGTCTGCGACATCGACGGCGTGGTGCATGAGGGCCGCAACACGCTGATGGACCCGTGGAAGGCGGTCTATGCGCAGAAGACCGACAAGCGGACCCTGGCCGAGGTGATCGGTGGCGCCGACATCTTCCTCGGCCTCTCCGCCGGCGGCGTGCTGAAGCCGGAGCTGTTGAAGCAGATGGCCGAGAAGCCGCTGATCATGGCGCTCGCCAATCCCAACCCGGAGATCATGCCGGAGGAGGCGCGCGCGGCGCGGCCCGATGCGATGATCTGCACCGGGCGTTCGGACTTCCCGAACCAGGTCAACAACGTCCTGTGCTTTCCGTTCATCTTCCGGGGCGCGCTCGACGTCGGCGCCACCGCGATCAACGAGGCGATGAAGCAGGCGGCGGTCGATGCGATCGCGCTGCTCGCGCAGGACCCGCCGTCGGACGCGGTGAACCGCGGTTTTGACACCGGCGAGACGCAGGGCTTCGGCCCGGGCTCGCTGATCCCGTCGCCGTTCGATCCGCGCCTGATCCTGCGCATTGCGCCGGCGGTGGCGAAGGCGGCGATGGAGTCGGGCGTCGCGACCCGGCCGATCACCAATTTCGACGAATACACTGCGCTGCTGGAGCGCTTCGCGTTCCGCTCCGGCCTCATCATGAAGCCTGTGTTCGCCAAGGCGAAGGCGCAGCCGGTGCGCGTGATCTACGCCGAGGGCGAAGACGAACGTGTGCTGCGCGCGACGCAGGTCGTCTTGGAAGAGAAGCTGGCGCGGCCGATCCTGGTCGGGCGTCCGAGCGTGGTCGAGGCGCGCATCAAGCGCTTCGGCCTGTCGATCAAGGCGGGCCGTGATTTCGATCTCGTCAATCCCGAGGACGATCCGCGCTACCGCTCCTACGTACAGAGCTACATCGAGATCGCCGGCCGCCGCGGCGTGACGCCGGATGCGGCGCGCACGGTGGTGCGCACCAATGCCACCGTCATCGCGGCGCTCGCGGTGGTCCGCGGCGAGGCGGATGCGATGATCTGCGGCGTCGAGGGGCGCTACATGAGCCATCTTCGTCACGTCCGCGAGATCATCGGCTTCATGCCGGGGGTCAGCGACTACGCCGCGCTGGCGCTCACCATCACCAGCAAGGGTGCCTATTTCATCGGCGACACGCAGGTGCGCCCCGATCCGACCGCCGAGGAGCTCGCCGAGATGGCCTCGCTGGCGGCCAATCACGTCACACGCTTCAATATCAAGCCGAAGATCGCATTCGTGTCGCATTCCGATTTCGGCAGCTACGACACGGACTCCTCGCGCAAGATGCGCAGGGCCACCGCGCTGTTGAAGCAGCATCGTCCGGACCTCGAGGCCGACGGCGAGATGCAGGGCGACACGGCGCTGTCGGCGACCGCGCGCAAGGCGATCCTGCCGCACTCGGATCTCGACGGCTCGGCCAACGTGCTGATCATGCCGAATCTCGACGCCGCCAACGTCGCCTATCAGATGATCAAGGTGCTGGCGGATGCGGTTCCCGTCGGCCCGATCCTGATCGGCCCGGCACGCCCGGCGCACATCTTGACCCCGTCGGTGACCGCGCGCGGCATTCTCAACATGACGGCGGTCGCTGCCGTCGAGGCGCAGGAACGGGCGGGGAGGGCGCAGCCGACGCTGTTCGCGTGA
- a CDS encoding L,D-transpeptidase, which translates to MLCVRVAARGRFFCAAIVSVPLVLATTSWADAASYYYWNDQEPVTIAPPARPVAPRKAKARHGQKPATIEKEAAKPLGPVTIAVSISKQQLKIYDANGLFAEAPVSTGMKGHATPMGVFSVIQKQKFHRSNIYSGAPMPFMQRITWSGVALHAGVLPGYPASHGCIRMPASFAPRIYGWTRMGSRVLVTPGEVAPASFSHPLLAALKAPQPSASIQPDANAPTTTKSDKGAALAPTITVATIDLRATIGHGEGVRAADDAMSAARQLRTADASNAGGLPAMASDAPPAAHPEQTGQTRAQDVANDLKPAIAETPASSAEANTAVEPAPVLANQPAEAVQVAPIEKTTEAPTKSEVTGSTDLTAADAKASDTKASDTKASDTKSADVKPADAKNSEQPVAPSTATVEAPARPVDDKDVSKDQSRVAAPDKPIAPKPELKRNSQIAIFISRKDSKLYVRQNFAPVFNTPIAIAPSDKPLGTHVFTAAADKADPATMRWSVISLPATARSVAASEGADKAVRRGKKSAEAKVDAKPVVLQSSPAEALDRITIPADIMAWLGEALSAGSSLIVSDQGINQGETGEGTEFIVSLR; encoded by the coding sequence ATGCTCTGCGTTCGTGTGGCCGCCAGGGGGCGGTTCTTTTGTGCCGCCATCGTTTCAGTGCCGCTCGTTCTCGCAACGACATCCTGGGCTGACGCAGCGTCCTATTACTATTGGAACGACCAAGAGCCCGTCACCATCGCTCCGCCTGCCCGTCCCGTCGCGCCGCGCAAGGCCAAGGCTCGCCACGGTCAGAAGCCGGCCACGATCGAGAAGGAAGCGGCCAAGCCGCTCGGACCTGTCACGATCGCGGTGTCGATCAGCAAGCAGCAGCTCAAGATCTACGACGCCAACGGCCTGTTCGCCGAGGCGCCGGTGTCGACCGGCATGAAGGGACACGCGACGCCAATGGGCGTGTTCAGCGTCATCCAAAAGCAGAAATTCCATCGCTCCAACATCTACAGCGGCGCGCCGATGCCGTTCATGCAGCGGATCACCTGGTCGGGCGTCGCGCTGCACGCCGGTGTGCTGCCCGGCTACCCCGCCTCGCATGGCTGCATCCGCATGCCCGCGAGCTTCGCACCCAGAATTTACGGCTGGACGCGGATGGGATCGCGCGTGCTCGTGACGCCCGGCGAGGTCGCTCCCGCCAGCTTCTCGCATCCGCTGCTCGCCGCGTTGAAGGCGCCGCAGCCGAGCGCCTCGATTCAACCTGATGCGAATGCGCCCACCACGACCAAGTCGGACAAGGGCGCGGCGCTGGCCCCGACCATCACCGTCGCGACGATCGATCTGCGCGCCACGATCGGCCATGGCGAAGGCGTACGTGCCGCCGATGATGCGATGTCGGCCGCGCGCCAGCTCCGCACCGCCGATGCCAGCAACGCGGGCGGACTGCCGGCGATGGCCTCCGATGCACCTCCGGCCGCGCACCCCGAGCAGACGGGCCAGACCAGGGCTCAAGATGTTGCGAACGATCTGAAGCCCGCCATCGCCGAGACGCCAGCGTCGAGCGCCGAGGCGAACACTGCCGTTGAGCCCGCGCCCGTCTTGGCAAACCAGCCGGCCGAGGCTGTTCAAGTAGCTCCGATAGAAAAGACCACGGAGGCGCCGACCAAGTCGGAAGTAACGGGCTCGACCGATCTCACGGCAGCCGATGCCAAGGCTTCCGATACGAAGGCTTCTGACACGAAGGCTTCCGATACGAAGTCTGCAGACGTCAAGCCAGCCGATGCCAAGAATTCCGAGCAACCCGTTGCGCCCTCGACGGCGACTGTCGAAGCGCCGGCAAGGCCGGTCGACGACAAGGATGTTTCAAAGGATCAGTCGCGCGTGGCCGCGCCGGACAAGCCGATCGCGCCGAAGCCCGAGCTGAAGCGAAACAGCCAGATCGCGATCTTCATCAGCCGCAAGGACTCCAAGCTCTACGTCCGGCAGAACTTCGCGCCTGTGTTCAACACACCGATCGCTATCGCGCCGTCTGACAAGCCGCTGGGCACCCACGTGTTCACGGCGGCCGCGGACAAGGCCGATCCGGCGACAATGCGCTGGTCGGTCATCTCGCTGCCCGCCACCGCGCGCAGCGTCGCGGCGAGCGAGGGCGCGGACAAAGCCGTCCGGCGGGGCAAGAAATCCGCGGAAGCCAAAGTCGACGCGAAGCCGGTCGTGCTGCAGAGCTCTCCGGCCGAGGCGCTCGACCGCATCACCATTCCCGCCGATATCATGGCCTGGCTCGGCGAAGCGCTGTCGGCTGGCAGCTCGCTGATCGTCTCCGACCAGGGCATCAACCAGGGCGAGACCGGCGAAGGCACCGAGTTCATCGTTTCGCTGCGCTGA
- a CDS encoding CreA family protein, which produces MSFRATKRFDLWLKTLTFLTVIGLSSPVVSAHAADEPDLIFRRSTVFKLLSPNDKLATYGVDDPEVEGVACHFTVPQKGGYVGWLGLAEEVSDISLACRQIGPIRFKRKLEQADDMFRQRRSLFFKKMQIVRGCDAKRNVLVYMVYSDKLIEGSPKNSTSSVPVMPWGKADDGDVQKCGDFIQ; this is translated from the coding sequence ATGTCGTTCAGAGCCACCAAGCGGTTTGATCTGTGGCTGAAAACTCTCACTTTCCTCACTGTTATCGGACTCTCTTCGCCCGTGGTGTCAGCCCACGCCGCGGACGAGCCGGATCTGATCTTCCGTCGGTCGACCGTGTTCAAGCTGCTCAGTCCGAATGACAAGCTCGCGACCTATGGCGTTGATGATCCTGAGGTCGAGGGCGTGGCCTGCCATTTCACCGTGCCGCAGAAGGGTGGCTATGTCGGCTGGCTCGGGCTGGCCGAGGAGGTCTCGGACATCTCGCTCGCATGCCGGCAAATCGGGCCGATTCGCTTCAAGCGCAAGCTCGAGCAGGCCGACGACATGTTCCGGCAGCGCCGCTCGCTGTTCTTCAAGAAGATGCAGATCGTGCGAGGCTGCGACGCCAAGCGCAATGTGCTCGTCTACATGGTCTATTCGGACAAGCTGATCGAGGGCTCGCCGAAGAACTCGACCTCATCCGTGCCGGTCATGCCATGGGGCAAGGCCGATGACGGCGACGTGCAGAAGTGCGGCGACTTCATTCAGTAA
- a CDS encoding polysaccharide deacetylase family protein has product MRIAAGLVFASSLAASLLASSAAWSQAQRTAAAPTPPAAAPAPAAAAPQPAAQTQPPRAPCMNPEALGVGRTVEIDTTGGPGFGFEHFKDLDFLKDHEVVLTFDDGPWPENTPGVLKALADQCTTGIFFIIGKHATYYPEILKQVYNAGHTVGTHTWSHAALTNKKLTEDQRKEEIELGISAVKWALGGNSPAPFFRFPALQHPPEMVTYLGTRNIGIFSCDLDSFDFKAKNAQAVIDVTFKKLDKLGKGIILMHDFHKHTAEALPELLRRLKAGGYKVVAMRAKAPVQSLPQYDEQLGKIAKLPTVSQRPVSSVVTTVSE; this is encoded by the coding sequence ATGCGGATTGCGGCTGGATTGGTGTTCGCAAGTTCTTTGGCGGCCTCGCTCCTGGCGTCCAGCGCGGCCTGGTCGCAGGCGCAGCGCACGGCAGCAGCCCCGACTCCACCAGCTGCCGCTCCGGCGCCAGCCGCCGCTGCGCCGCAACCCGCCGCGCAGACTCAGCCGCCGCGCGCGCCCTGCATGAACCCCGAGGCGCTCGGCGTCGGCCGGACCGTCGAGATCGACACCACGGGTGGTCCCGGCTTCGGGTTCGAGCACTTCAAGGATCTCGACTTTTTGAAGGACCACGAAGTCGTCCTGACGTTCGACGATGGTCCGTGGCCGGAGAACACGCCCGGCGTGCTCAAGGCGCTCGCGGATCAGTGCACCACCGGCATCTTCTTCATCATCGGCAAGCACGCGACCTACTATCCGGAGATACTGAAGCAGGTCTACAACGCTGGCCACACGGTCGGTACGCACACCTGGTCGCACGCGGCGCTGACCAACAAGAAGCTGACCGAAGACCAGCGCAAGGAAGAGATCGAGCTCGGTATCAGCGCCGTGAAATGGGCGCTCGGCGGCAATTCGCCCGCGCCGTTCTTCCGCTTCCCGGCGCTGCAGCACCCGCCGGAAATGGTCACCTATCTCGGCACCCGGAACATCGGCATTTTCTCCTGCGATCTCGACTCGTTCGATTTCAAGGCCAAGAACGCGCAGGCGGTGATCGACGTCACGTTCAAGAAGCTCGACAAGCTCGGTAAGGGTATCATCCTGATGCACGACTTCCACAAGCACACCGCCGAGGCGCTGCCCGAGCTGCTGCGCCGCCTGAAGGCCGGCGGCTACAAGGTGGTCGCGATGCGCGCCAAGGCGCCGGTGCAGTCGCTGCCGCAATATGACGAGCAGCTCGGCAAGATCGCAAAGCTGCCGACGGTGAGCCAACGGCCGGTTTCAAGCGTTGTGACGACAGTGTCCGAATGA